The DNA segment CCTTGACTTTGACCAGGACTTATTGCATGTTTAAGATTGTATAGCTATTTTAGGACGTAATAAAGTCAAATAAGACATACAAAAAGGGACATTTCGGCCATTTGTGCAGGTTTAGACCGAAATGGGACATGCACATTTGGAAATGGGGTATGCGTTGTTGTAAGTTTGGTTAAAACCCAATCTTATGGCAAAATATGAAAGTATTGTTACCATTCGCGGAACGATTGACGACCTGACATTCCGCAAAACGGCAGAAGGTAAGGTGGTAGGAGCAAAAACCGGTCCGACACGCGAAAAGGTCTTAACGCATGAAAATTTTGCACGTACCCGCCATTATGCCCATGAATTCAAGCAGGCGGTCAAGGATGCTACCCTGTTGCGTCGTGCCCTGGGCAGCCTATTGGATGGCGTACGTTGCACTACCCTAAACGGTGATATGCATGGGTTACTCCGCGCAGTGTCCCGGCAGGACCCTACCAGCGACCTGGGCAGCCGCTGCGCATCGGCAGGCGATGTGGGCGTGCTGACAGGTTTTGACTTTAACCAAAACCTCACGCTCGCGACAGCCCTGCCTGTAAAGATTCAACAAAGTCTGGATGCCGCTACAGGCCTTATGAAGGTTCAATTACCTTCCTTTATTGCCTATAAAAGAAGAGCTTTTCGCCAAGAAGCCACGCACTTCCGTATTCTGAGCGTTGGCATAGCAGTGAATTTTGACAAGCAAGAATATTGCAGTAAAATCCAAACAAGTGACCTGCTGCCCCTGAGCCGGAAAACGCCCGGACCGATTTACCTGGAGCATGCGTTGAACGCCAAGTCGGGCGATGTTTTGGTGCAGGTATTGGGCATTCAGCTTTATAGGTTGGATAAAGGAAAAGAAGTACTGGTAAAGGGTGGGGCTGTACAAATTTTGGAGGCGGCACGAATGGAGACAGCAGTATGATCAGTTTGGCTATTCTTTCCCATAGTTTTTGCCGGGATTGACGTTAGAGACATCATAAACCTTTTATTCATGAAGTTCTACAGTGTGGTTTTCATCCTGATTACAGCGTGTACAGCCTGTTTCCATTCAGGCTATGCCCAAACGGCTATAAAGCATTTTATTTTTTTCTCCCGTGACAGGGAGGGGATACATGATTCGGCTTTTTATAAGCATCCGGGCATTGCCGGGGCGCAGATCACGTATCCATGGAAAACCCTGGAGCCGTCTAAAGGCGAATACAATTTCAAGGAGATTGAAGAAGATATTGCTTTTCTCCGGCTTCATGGGAAGAAGCTGTTTATCCAAGTGCAGGACGTGACTTTTGACAGTACACGTTTGAACATACCGGCCTATCTGTTGAAAGATCCTGTTTATAACGGCGGCGCCAATGCGCAGTATGGATTCACCCCTGATGGCCGGCCTGTGAAAGCAGGCTGGGTAGCCCGCCGTTGGGACCCTGCCGTGGCAGCACGCTTTCACTTGCTGTTGCAACAACTGGCCAGGCAGTTTGATGGTAAGATCGAAGGAATTAATCTTCCTGAAACGTCTGTTGATCTCCCGGAGACGGGGGAGCTTCGACCGTCCGGATTTACCAGGGCCAGTTATGTAGCAGCCATTAAGCAAAATATGCAGGTGTTGAAAAGCAGTTTTAAGAAGTCGGTACCGCTGCTATACGCGAATTTTATGCCGGGCGATTCCGGGAGTGATTCCAAGGCTGATCTGGAGGCTGTTTACCAATATGCCCGCCAGATAAAACTGGCTATGGGCGGGCCTGATATTAAGGTGTACCGTCCTTTCCAGATGATAAATAGCTATCCGCTGATCAGGGATATGGCCGGCATTGCCCCTACCGGCGTAGCCGTTCAGGAAGGCAATTACAGCGTTATAAATCCCAAAACGGGTAAGCCTGTAACCTTGCCGGAAATCATGGATTTTGCCACCAGCTATTTAAAACTTTCGTATATTTTCTGGTGTACAGAAGAGCCCTATTACCGTAAGGAGGTGCTGCCCATGCTGCGCTCCCTTTCCGTGAGGAATACCCATTAATAAACAAAGCCCCTGCTATAAGCTGCTTACTATATGTTTCTGCCTATATAATGAAATATTATAAAACGGCATTACCTATATTTTCCCGTAAATATTATCTTTGGTCTATAAAGCCAGGCTATAGGAAAGCGGCGATATAAAGGGGACGGCGTGCAAAGGCAACGCTGTCCCTTTGCTTTATACCTTATTTTCTAATTTCTCCACTACCCGTTTATAGTCATACTGCTCATCTTCATGCATGGTTTTGAGTGCCACATGGACCTTTTTGAGCTGGGCCTGGTAGAGATTGAGCATAGCCGTACTTTTTTGCAGGTTGAGCCCGGCACTTTGTAGCAGGCTGCAGAAATGGATGAGCAGCTCCACCTCGGCCAGTTTACTCCCGGTAAACCGGATATGCTTGTTGGCAATACGCAGGGTTTTCCGGATGGTCTTTTTAGCCAGAAACATTTGCGAACTGTTGAGGGCCTCAAAAGCCTCTTCCATTTGCTGTTTTACAACGGTGATGTATGCCGGCAGGTCATGCGCTTCAAATAAGAGGTAGGTAAGCAGCTCTTTGTTCTCTTTTTTAAATTTCGACAGGCGCAGGCAAAGTTCTACCAGTTCCTTTACCGGCAGTTGCTGTAGTTCATCCTTCAGTTCGTGTACCGTAGCTGCTTTCATGCTTTTCGTGTATGCCTGCCCAAAAAAACACTTAGGGCGGGTATAAGGTTCTCCGCATCCTTTTAAATGGCAGGCTGTTTTAGTTGTAAACGGGCCTGCTGCCATTATACCTTTACGTTGTAACCCAGCCAGAACGCTGGTAAGGTAATAACCGCAAGCTCCCTTTAAACCGTTTTAAATGAGTCGTCCTATAAAAACCATGTTGATTATTGCTTTTGTGGTGATCCACATCTGCCTCGTCAAATCTAATGATCTTACCTCCGATACCCAAAAACAACGACCCGTACCCGGCAACGCTTTGGCAAAGAAGATTACCCCTTGATCCCGCCAGGGCGCTGCCAAAAAAATGCCGGCCATAACAAGTATGTTATAGCCGGCATTTTCATTTATTCTTTTACAGAAAGTAGTCTTAGAACGGCAGGTCATCATCTGCACCACCGGGAGCATTGTGGAAGGTGGGGGCTGGCTCGGAAGCAGGCGTACTGCCGCCAGCTTTGGAACCTGCTACAATTTTCCAGGCTTTTACATCGGTATACCAACGGCCATTGAATTCCCGGCTCTCCACATCGAAGGATACCGTTACCTGCGCACCAGGCGTTACGCCACTCATATCTATTTTATCGCCCCATACGGCAATACAGACTTTTTTGGGATATGTATCGGCCGTTTCGAGGATGAATTCCTGCTTTTTCCACTGACCATTTTTACCCTGACCGGTTTGCAAGGGCAACAGTTGTAAGATCTTTCCGCTGATGTCCATAAGTGATTTTGGGCAAATGTATGAAAATGTACCATTGCCTGTTCACTAAATCTTTGGGGAGTTATACACTTTTATAACCCCCTACAAATGAAAGATATCACCTCTATTATGTTGGCTTCCGGACGGTTACCGTTATGCTGTTGTAGCAGCAATGTATTCGGCCAGTGTAATACGGCCATCCAATAAAGCACTGTACAAAACAGCTTTGTTGGTTTTTGTTTTTTTGATGCGGCCTACGAGTTCGTTGTCGAAGAACAGTTGTTTAATTAATGCTTTCATGATTTTATATTTTTAGATATGTTTTACAGAAATTGAACCTGCCCAGGCAATAGATTGCCTTTGCCGGATTCTCTCCAGCGAGAGCGTCCTTCAGCAGACCAAAGCATTCTTTGGACCATGCAAACGTTGGCAAATGGAAACAGGCATTACCTGATGATGCAAACAAACCGTGTGTGCAGACAAAACAATCCGTGAGTAAACAGCAATCGGCAATAGTGGGAGTGTATAACAGCTATGTGTTTCTGGCAGCTTATGTGTTTGAGCATGATCCTTTCAGGAATCAAGGTAAAAAAAATGGTCACCTGTAGAAACAGCTGACCTCTAACGATTGCTTGCCATATGAAAAAACGTAATAATCTTTTTTGAGTAGCAGCCTCTTTGCTGCCTTGCTTAAGCTTTTCTTATCTCCTCTTTTCTTTTTCTCTTTGCTTACCTATCGTCTCCGTTTCTGATGTAAAAGTAAGGCGCGTTTTTCAAGGGTGTAAATCAAGTTTTTGCCATTTTAATGATCTCAAAGGTCTTAAAGAAAATATAAAACCCTTACTGGATAAGGGTTTCAGGGGATTTTATCCCTCATGTCCAACGCTTTTTGGGCATCAAATTAGTTTTATTACTATTTGATTGAATTTATGCCGCAGTGTCCCCTCCGGGAGACACTGCGGGGAAGGGGGAAAAATTAAGTTTATGTAAACTATTGTATATCAGTCTAAAAAAGGAATTCATGAAATAGCTTGATTAAACACAATTACATTACACTTAGTTAACATTTAATTAATAATGGCCATTTTAAACTTATAATCTCTTTATGTTATATATTGGCACCAGGGGATCAAAGCGCTGATCGTCTTCGGGCATGTTGTAGATACGACGAACGATATCCATCCCTTTTACTACCCTTCCGAAGGCAGCATAGCCTTGTTTGTCGGGATTGTTTTCACCTCCGAAATCGAATCCCGGCTGATCGCCGAGGCAGATGAAGAATTCTGTATTGGCTGTTCCGGGTTCGAGGCGGGCCAGGGATATGGTACCATCCTTATGCAGGATTTTTGTTTGTTGCGTGGTTTCATGGGGAATTCCCGGCAGCTCAGGTCTTTTTGAGCCATATAGGCCCCCCTGAATCAATTCTGCTTTAGGGGCATCAGAGGGCTGATTATCAGCATTCAGTACGCGGTAGAAGTTGGCGTTTTTGTAATAACCGGCTTTTATGTAGGATAAGAAAGCGGCCACGGTTTTGGGCGCCTGATCGGGATAAAGTTCTATTTCTATATCGCCAATGCTGGTCTCTATTTCCACATGGGGATTTTTGTAGTTGGGAGAGCAGGCGGCGAGTAGTGCAATAACTGCGATGAGAAAGTTCTTGATTGTCATGTTTAATGGGTAAATGATGGGGCAAAATTAAATGTTTTGCCGGCCAAAGGCATAGGTTTTGAAGAGCATACGGTATGCATAAAATAACCGTCGCGTTTATCGCATTAGCTCTTATTGCTGTTACTGCCTGTAATGATGAATCCAGGCAAGGAGGAGGAGGTACAGCCAACAAAGAAAAAGATCTCTTACCCCGTGATTTAAGTATTACGAAGGCCAATGCTTATAGTGACCTGTTCCTGGACAGTATGACCGTGGAAGGGTTTATTACAGAACAAAAGCTGAATGATACGGTAAGCACCGGGATGCGTAATTTTTATAACACCCGCAATTATCAATATGCCTGGTTTGCCAGCGATGGCCTTACCGAACAGGCGCTTGCCTTCCGGAATTTGTATGACTACACGAAGGACAGCGGCACTACGCATAAAAAGCTGGACAGGAAGCTGGAAAACCTGATGGCCCAGGACAGCCTGCGGGTAAACGATGATGATGCCGATATCCGCAAAACGGAGTTGTTGCTTACCTGGCGTTATGTGAATTATGTATGGGACAATTATAATGGCCGCAAAGAGCGCATGGCCGCTTTGGTACATTTGGTGCCGGCCAAAAAGTATCCTGTTATGGAACTGGCAAAGGCTGAACTGAAACATGATGATGTTCCCAATGAAAATTATAAGGCATTGAAGCAAGAACTGGCGGCCTATGTAGTCATTGAGGAAAAAGGAGGCTGGCCGGTTATTCCGACACTCAAGAAGAAACTTAAGAAAGGAAGCATTGATACGGCTATTGTGTTTATCAAAAAAAGATTGCAGGTTACCGGACAGCTACCAGCCGCAGATACGAGCACAGTTTTCAATGATGAGTTGTTGAACGCTATTAAAACCGTACAATCGAGCTATGGTTTTACTGCAGACGGAGCGATCTCCCTTGCCCTGATTAAAGAACTGAATGTTCCTGCTGAAAAGAGAATCGCCCAGTTGCTGGTAAACCTGGAACGGATGCGCTGGATGCCGGCAGAGCCTTCCGGTAATCTTATCTGGGTGAATATACCTGCTTTTAAGTTGTATGTGCAGGATGGCAGCCAGCAGTTGTTTGATATGGATATTGTGGTGGGAAAAGAGGGGCATAGTACAGTGATGTTCTCGGGCAAGCTGAACCAGGTGGTGTTCAGCCCTTACTGGAACCTGCCGGAAAATATTGTCAGGAATGAGGTGTTGCCAGCCATGGAAAAGAATAACAATTACCTGGCTGAAAATGATATGGAGATCACCGGAGAAGAAGAAGACGGCTTGCCGGTGATACGGCAGTTGCCCGGCGACAAGAATCAACTGGGCAAGATCAAGTTCTTATTCCCCAATCGTTTCAATATTTACTTCCATGATACGCCCTTCAAAGAGTTGTTCAACAGGGATAAGCGTGCTTTCAGCCATGGCTGCATACGCCTGCGTGAGCCGGTAAAGCTGGCAGAATACCTGCTGATCAATCAGCCGCAGTGGACACATGAGAAGATAGACAGCGCGATGAACAGCGGCAAGGAGAAGTATGTACGTGTAAAAGATCCGGTACCGGTGCTGATCTATTATTATACGGCCTGGGCGGATGATCATAAGCAGTTACAGTTCCGGGAGGATATTTACGGGCATGATGCACGAATGGCCAAGAAGCTGTTTATGCAACCGGCTACCGGAGAAACGTTGGCTAACCGGTGAGGAAAGGTATTGAGGCAACAAGGCATAAAGGCAGCAAGGCACCGAGGATAAGATTAGCTGAGGGTATCGGTTATGACTGGCGCCAGGATCTTTGATCTTGTTATGTAGTTGCTATCGGGACTGTAGATGAAAAGGCAGCTTCCATTCCGGATGGTGTTGATGATGGTTTTAGTGAGTGGTGCGGGTATAGCCGGGCAACCGAGGCTGCGGCCAATATATCCTTTGGCTGCTATAACGCGTTCGTTTACGTAAGCAGAGCCGTGCATTACTATTTTACGCAGCAGGGCATTGTCATTGATGCCTTTCTCCTGCCCGTCGAGCTTTAGTGAATAACCATTGCCTCCATTGTAGGTATCGCCTGTAATATAAAAACCCAGGCTGCTCTGCAAGCTTCCATTCCTGTTGGAAAAGCGGGTAGCCATATCGGTCCCTGAGTTGCGGCCATGCGATACCCAGGTATTGAACAAGAGTTTTCCGCTTGCCATGTCTACGACGAATAATCGCTTTTTAGCAGAAGGCAGGCTAAAATCTATAATAGTAAGGATACGTTGATTGGCTAATTCACCGGCAGCCTGCAGGGTTTTATATCCCTGGAGGGCATAGCTGAATGCATCGCGTGAAAGGGCGAGCGTATCCAGCCGCAGGCTGTCATATAATACGGCTTTGCTTTCAGCAGCAACAGGGACGGCTGCCGGAGCGGGGTCCATGCGTTTGGTGGCAGGACCTGAAATGGCCGATGTGCCCAATGCTACTGTTATGCCACCAATGATCAAAGCGAAGATGAATAAAAATGGTTTTGTCACAGATTTCAAGGATTTTAAATGATGAATTTTTACTAAGACCGTTTACCGACCATATAGACGTTTTCCGGGAGCGGTTAGTTCACCGGGATGGCTGGTTAAAAGAACTTTAACACTTTGTCATTAAGGCCGCTAAGTGATATTCAGTAGGTGAAGGTATTTTTATAGAAAGGGTGACCGATGTAGCGAAAGCCGTGGCTGATGCAGATGGGAATTGTTTCTACACCTGCTTCTTTCTGTGGTGTGGAATGATAACCCCAAAAATGATGAAGCCAATAAGCTCTTATCTTAACTAACTGATATACAAGAGAGCATTTGGTGGTTATTTTATGGCATGAAGTTTATACTTATATGGCTGAACGAACGGTGATTTCCTTCAAGAAAGAAATCAACCATCCGTAAAAAGATGGAAGATGGAAAGAAAAAGGAATAGACGTTCGATGGAAAGTGTATTCCCTACGGAATGCACTTTTCGCTTTTTATGCCTGCTAAATCTTGTCATTCCCAGCTTTTCCTTCCTTTTATTGACCCAATACGGGCATAGTGCTTTAAAGATTAGGTACTTATACTATTGCCCGTGTTTTAAAAAAGCGTCAGTTTAGCAAAACCATTGTTTCCTTACTCCTACTTTACCATGTCATTATACCTATAACTGTAAACGATCATTATGGCTGCTGAAAAAAAAATCGGCTTATCCTTGTCCGGTGGAGGGTACAGGGCTGCTGCCTTTCATTTGGGTACACTCCGGAAGTTGCATGAGATGGGCATTTTACACCAGGTAGACGTACTGTCTACCATATCCGGAGGGTCTATTACCGGCGCTTATTATTGCCTGAACAATAAGGACTATGAAGCATTTGAAAAGCATATGCTGGAGGCGCTGGGCCATAAGAATGTTATTAAAGAAGTATTTCTCTCATTTACTTTTATCAGGACTGTGCTGTTCTTACTGGTATTCCTGGCGCCGGCGATTTATGTATTGTTTACCCCTTATGCCTGGCTATCGCCCATTTTGATCGCTGTGATGCTGTACCTGTTTGTCCGTTTTCAGTTTGCCATTTTTCCCGTGAGCAAAGAGGTGGAACGGGCATACGACAAGTTCTTTTATAAGGAGGCCACTTTATCACAGTTAACCAATAAACCATTGCTGGCTATCGGCTCCACGAACCTGCAAACAGCGAGGCCTTTTACTTTTTCCCGGTTGAAGATGGAAGATTCGGTATATGCTTTTATGGACACGCCCGTCCGTTTTAAGCATGATGCCTTTCCGGTAGCCCGGGCGGTGATGGCTTCTTCCTGTGTGCCTTTTGCTTTTACACCTGTACCTATCGATAAAGATTTTTATGAATCGTCCTCAGATGTTATCCGGGTAAATCCGCAACTGGTAGATGGCGGCGTGTATGATAACCAGGGTATCCATAAGATCACGCAGGCAAACAGTATGTATGGCTGTGATATTATTATTACGAGTGATGCCGGCAATAAGCTACCCTTTGAGGGTTCGCATAATAACCTGCTGATTTTGCTGATCCGGACGATGGATGTGTTTATGGCGCGGATCAAGAATTTCCAGATGACACAGGATATTTATGCCAATGCGGCGACGGCCAACCGGCAGATCGCCTACCTGTCGCTGGGATGGAACCTGGAGGAGTGCATCCCCAGGTTTATTGATAACCTGATCGGAGGAAAGATCACGGAGGAAGTGATGGAAGCCCACCAGTTCAAGCCGGAATGGGTGGCAGATCCGAAGCGGTACCGCAAGGAGCTTACGACTTACCTGGAGAATGAAGTGGATTATAAGAAGATCCTGCAGCATAACCTGAAGCCACCGCAACTTACTATTGCCCGTAGTGTAGGCACTAACCTGACCCCTTTATCTAAGGAAGAACTTACTTATCTTGCTATACAGGCGGCCAACCTTACAGAGCTACAGGTAAGGCTGTATTGCCCCACACTAACGCAACCGAGATGAAAGACTGCGTCAATATTACTACATTAAAACCTGCATTCCGCAAGCTGCGGGCTTATACGTTCGACCCCTCCTTGTCGCTGAAGCTGGATACGAACGTGATCAATAATATTGTTTATAAGGTGCCCTGGGAACCGTTGCAACCGGGGCCGGTAGGAGAATATATTGAGGTGGTGGATTTTGATCCGGCCAGTGGTTGTTTTTATAAACCGGTAAACCTGGATGATCCCTATACGCTGGCGCAGGATGGACTGGAGCCGGCAGAGAGTAACCCGCAGTTCCATCAGCAAATGGTGTATGCGGTATCTATGATCACGATTAAGAATTTTGAGCGGGCGCTGGGGCGCAGGATCTTATGGAGCCCTTACCGTGATAAGAGCGGTTATTCAGCAGGTTATGTGCAGCGGCTACGTATTTACCCGCATGCCCTGCGGGAAGCGAACGCGTATTATAGCCCGCAGAAGAAAGCGCTGCTGTTTGGTTATTTCAGTGCTGCACCCGACACGCCCAGTTTACTGATGCCCGGGGGTACTGTATTTACCTGCCTGAGCCATGATATTATAGCGCATGAGATCACACACGCGTTGCTGGACGGTATGCACCGGCGTTATATTGAAGCAACGCATCCCGACTCCCTGGCCTTTCATGAAGCTTTTGCAGATATTGTAGCGTTGTTCCAGCATTTTACTTTCCCGGAGGTATTGAAGGACCAGATTGCCCGTACGCGTGGCGACCTGGCCAGCCAAAACCTGCTTGGCCAACTGGCCCAGGAGTTTGGCAAGGCCATTGGGCACTATGGCAGTTTGCGGGACGCTTTGGGAAAGATGAATGATAAGACCGGCAAATGGGAACCGCATGTACCGGACCCGGCAGATTACCAGCGGATCATTGAACCTCATGAACGTGGCTCCATACTGGTGGCCACTATTTTTGATATGTTCAGTAATATTTACCGGCGTCGTGTGGCCGACCTGCTGCGCATTGCTACAGGAGGAACGGGTATGTTGTCGCCGGGTTCCTTACATCCTGACCTGGTGAACCGCATGGCGCAGGAAGCGAGTAAAACAGCCGGGCAGATCCTGAAGATCTGTATCCGGGCACTGGATTATTGTCCGCCCATGGATATCAATTTTGGTGATTACCTGCGGGCGATGATCACTTCTGATTATGACCTGGTAGAGGAAGATAACCTGGATTATCGCATTGCTATTATAGAAGCTTTCCAGCGCCGGGGCATTTTCCCGGACAATGTAAAGAATATGAGCGTGGAAAGCCTGCTGTGCAAGGCGGAGGAAGAGGTGGGAGAGTTTGAGGGCCAGTTTACGAACCTGATCGAGTTTTTCAAATTGTTTAAGGAGAAGATCAGCTATATCACCAACCGGGAAGAGCTTTATAAGCTTACGAAGATCTTTATTACAGGAGGTAGTATCAGTGATCTGGGCGATAAAACGTTCCAAGCGCAGCAAACCAAAACGAAGAATCCTACTGACCGTATTATGGGACTTCATCAACGGCTGAATGTGCGGTTTATGGGAAAGGAGGCGGTGGAGCAATTCAGTAAGTTGACGGGCCTGCTCCTGGATGAGCGATTGATCGATGAGCAGGGTATTGGAAGATCAACAGGACAGAATACGCCCGGCGCGCCCAAGCTGGAAGTGCATAATTTAAAGCTGGCCAGCCGTGTAGGCCCAAGCGGGAATGTGGTGAACCAGATACTGGTAACCCTTACGCAGCGGCGTGGCGTGGTATGTGAAACAGATAAGTATGGTAATGTGGAAGTGAAAGGTTTTTTTGTGGCGGATGATCCGGAGAAAGGGTGGTATGCATTACCGGAAAAGGAAGGAGCAGCCCCTAAGAAACAAAAGTATCCCGATAAAGAAGAAGGTTTAACGGGCGAGGGCAGTGAAAAGGTGTTGCCCAAAGGCTGGTTTATTTTCAGGGGCGGATGCACGTTGATCTTTGACCTGAATTATGCTTCCAGCAAGGACCAGGTAAAGCTGAAGTATGTTATTAAGAAGGATATTGATGATCATGAGCGCATGAAACGGCAATACAAGATGCTGTTTAATAATAATGATTTTTCCCTGAACGCCACTTATTTCGGAACGGCCTATGGCAACCTGGAAGCAGAACCATTTGCCATTATGCATAAAGTTTTATGATGAGCTTATGGCTACTGTAAAAAAAACGGTGAAGCGGGCGGCGCCTAAAAAGGTAGCCGCTACAGCAGTGAAGAAGAAAGCTGCTAAAAAATCGTCGCCGGCAAAGAAGGTTGCCCCGGCCGGTAAGGTAGATGGCGTGCGTGTGCGCATGTATTGCCATGGTTTTGGCGATTGCTTCCTGCTTAGTTTTATGAGCGGTGAAGAACCGGTGTACCGGATGCTGATTGACTGCGGCATGCTTACCGGTGACAGCAACCGCCTGAAGCAGGCTATTGAAAATATTAAGGAGGAATGTGGTGGTAAGCTAAATCTGGTGGTACAAACCCACCAACATAAGGACCATATTTCGGGATTTAACCTGCGTGATAAAGAGGATAAGTTACTATGGAATCAAATTGAAGTAGAGAATGTGTGGCTGGCCTGGACCGAAAATACCGGCCGGAATGGCGATGAGCTGGCGATCCAACTGAAGAAGAAACAAGAGAAGAAGAAGAAGGCACTGGCCAAGGCTTTACAGTTGTATAATACTTCGATAGGGCAGACCGAGCACCGCACTATGATGAAGAAGGAGTACCGGGGTTCGGATTATTATGCGGCCCAGCAACGCTATGCTACCGCCCTGCAGCAGATCCTTGAGTTTTTTGATATCAATGAGCAGGATGTGGCCGGCCTGGCAGCGAATAACGGTGAGTTGGGACTGACGATGAAGGAGGCAATGGATTATTTTATCAGCCGCAGCCGGGAAACGGGCAGTCCGGATATTAACTTCTGGAATCCGGGCGAACTGGCCGACGTTCGAACAACGGGATTGCCCGGGATTAATTTTTATTTCCTGGGGCCTCCCAAGGAGTATGACAAGCTGCGGATAATGGAAGACGCCGAGCATGTGGAGATGTACCTGACGGAGATGGGCCTTTCGGATAATTTTTTTATGGCACTGGCCGATGGGGAGGATGCAGCCAGCAATGAAGCTTTATCGCCCTTTCACAAACGCTACCGGTGGCATAAAGAAGAGGTCACCAAAGAGCAGTTGGCGGATGCCGATAATGTGTGGAACCTTTATTATGATAAGAAGCATAACTGGCGCAGCATTGAAACCGACTGGCTGCACAATGCCGGCGCCCTGGCGCTCAACCTGGACTCCTATACTAATAATACGAGCCTGGTGATTGCGATTGAACTGGAGGACAGTGAAAAGGTATTGTTGTTCCCGGCCGATGCGCAGATCGGCAACTGGCTTAGCTGGACTGAGCAGACAAGCCCTAACAATCCTGCGCCCCGCTTACAATGGCAGGTAGTAAAGAAGGGTAAGAAAGAAGTTGTTACTGCTGCCACATTACTGGAGCGTACGGTATTTTATAAGGTGGGACACCACGCGAGCCATAATGCCACGGCACGCAAACATGGCCTGGAACTGATGACGAGCGAGGAGCTGGTGGCCATGATCCCGGTGGATGAAGCGGTAGCTAAACGCCAGGGCAAGAAGGGGTGGAAGATGCCGGCAGAAGACTTGTATAAAAGGTTGCAGGAAAAAACGAGAAGCCGGATAATACGACTTGACAAAGGCAGCCTGCTGGCCAATGGTACGAAAGGCCTGCCAGATGGCGCCAGACCTAATAAACAACAACTACAGGATTTCAACAGTTGTTACCATGAATCTACTATTATTATTACTACAGAAGAAGGAACGAACAGGCCCCTGTTTGTTGAATACCTGGTAAAGGGATAGGCAGTATTATTGCATATATTGCAAGATATGGAACAACCCGCAAGCCACTTTGCAGCAGGATCTCCCCGGAAGGCTGAACAGGTAGCATTTATCGTGTTTGTATGCTTTTTCTTCTCCCTGAAGGGTTTTGCCCAGACGGACAGTTCCAATAAGTTTGACCGGGATTATTATGAATCTTATACTGATCTTATTACTTCGAGGCTGTATTTCTCCCAGAAGTATACCTCACTCCGCATCCGCGGATCGGAAAGGGTGCGGGACCTGCAATACCGTCCTAATACGACCCTCAATTTTGGCGTAGGCGCCACGTATGGCTGGTTTACCCTGAACCTGGCGTATGGCTTTGATTTCCTTAACCGGGCAGACGAAACAAAAGGGAAGACCCGCTATCTCGACCTGCAATCACATATTTACACGCGCAAGATGAGCATTGATCTGTTTGGCCAGTTTTACAAGGGGTTTTATGGATACCCCAAAAA comes from the Paraflavitalea devenefica genome and includes:
- a CDS encoding gluzincin family metallopeptidase; the protein is MKDCVNITTLKPAFRKLRAYTFDPSLSLKLDTNVINNIVYKVPWEPLQPGPVGEYIEVVDFDPASGCFYKPVNLDDPYTLAQDGLEPAESNPQFHQQMVYAVSMITIKNFERALGRRILWSPYRDKSGYSAGYVQRLRIYPHALREANAYYSPQKKALLFGYFSAAPDTPSLLMPGGTVFTCLSHDIIAHEITHALLDGMHRRYIEATHPDSLAFHEAFADIVALFQHFTFPEVLKDQIARTRGDLASQNLLGQLAQEFGKAIGHYGSLRDALGKMNDKTGKWEPHVPDPADYQRIIEPHERGSILVATIFDMFSNIYRRRVADLLRIATGGTGMLSPGSLHPDLVNRMAQEASKTAGQILKICIRALDYCPPMDINFGDYLRAMITSDYDLVEEDNLDYRIAIIEAFQRRGIFPDNVKNMSVESLLCKAEEEVGEFEGQFTNLIEFFKLFKEKISYITNREELYKLTKIFITGGSISDLGDKTFQAQQTKTKNPTDRIMGLHQRLNVRFMGKEAVEQFSKLTGLLLDERLIDEQGIGRSTGQNTPGAPKLEVHNLKLASRVGPSGNVVNQILVTLTQRRGVVCETDKYGNVEVKGFFVADDPEKGWYALPEKEGAAPKKQKYPDKEEGLTGEGSEKVLPKGWFIFRGGCTLIFDLNYASSKDQVKLKYVIKKDIDDHERMKRQYKMLFNNNDFSLNATYFGTAYGNLEAEPFAIMHKVL
- a CDS encoding ComEC/Rec2 family competence protein; protein product: MATVKKTVKRAAPKKVAATAVKKKAAKKSSPAKKVAPAGKVDGVRVRMYCHGFGDCFLLSFMSGEEPVYRMLIDCGMLTGDSNRLKQAIENIKEECGGKLNLVVQTHQHKDHISGFNLRDKEDKLLWNQIEVENVWLAWTENTGRNGDELAIQLKKKQEKKKKALAKALQLYNTSIGQTEHRTMMKKEYRGSDYYAAQQRYATALQQILEFFDINEQDVAGLAANNGELGLTMKEAMDYFISRSRETGSPDINFWNPGELADVRTTGLPGINFYFLGPPKEYDKLRIMEDAEHVEMYLTEMGLSDNFFMALADGEDAASNEALSPFHKRYRWHKEEVTKEQLADADNVWNLYYDKKHNWRSIETDWLHNAGALALNLDSYTNNTSLVIAIELEDSEKVLLFPADAQIGNWLSWTEQTSPNNPAPRLQWQVVKKGKKEVVTAATLLERTVFYKVGHHASHNATARKHGLELMTSEELVAMIPVDEAVAKRQGKKGWKMPAEDLYKRLQEKTRSRIIRLDKGSLLANGTKGLPDGARPNKQQLQDFNSCYHESTIIITTEEGTNRPLFVEYLVKG